The genomic interval GTGAGCTTACGGATTTCTCATTACCTAAAATTGGTGAGGAATTTGGTGGTCGAGATCATACTACTGTCATACATGCACATGAAAAAATTAAAAATCAAATCGAAAATGATGAAAATTTAAGAAATGAAATTAAAACGATTGAAAAAGATATCACCACGTAATTGTGGGTAATGTTAATAAAGTGTTCTAACTTACAAACAAGTTATACACATGTGGATACTTACAGTCACGTAAAGTTGTTCTACTTATCCACCTATTCACAGCCCCTATTACTATTATTACTATTTTAAAAAAGATATTATATAGTTATAAATATCAATTAAGGAGATTTATCGAATGAAATTTACTATACAAAGAGACTACTTTATTACTCAATTAAATGACACTTTAAAAGCGATATCACCTAGAACAACTTTACCTGTACTAACAGGTATTAAATTAGATGCTCATGATAATCGACTTGTATTAACAGGTTCAGATTCTGAAGTTTCAATCGAAATTACGATACCTTCTGAATTAAATCATGAAGAAATTCTAACAGTTGAAGATAAAGGTGCAATTGTATTACCGGGTAGATTCTTCGTTGATATCATTAAGAAACTTCCTGCAGATACTGTAACCATTGAAACTAACGATAATTTCCAGGCTAAAATTACTTCAGGTCAATCTGAGTTCAATGTATCTGGAATTGATTCAGATCAATACCCATTACTACCACAAGTAAGTGAAGATGAAGCAATCACTTTACCTGTGAAAGTACTTAAAAATATTATTAAACAAACAAACTTCGCAGTGTCCACGTCAGAAACACGTCCGGTGTTAACTGGTGTTAACTGGATGATAAGAGAAGGGATTCTAAACTGTACTGCAACAGATTCACATCGATTAGCTTTACGTAAACTTAAATTAGAAGATACAAATATTGATGAGATTAATGTTATTATTCCAGGTAAAGCATTAAGCGAACTTAATAAAATTATCGGAGATAGCGAAGATACAATTGATATTTTCTTTGCATCAAACCAAGTTTTATTTAAATTTGGACATATCAATTTCATTTCTCGTTTACTTGAAGGAAATTATCCAGATACATCTAGACTATTCCCTGAAAGCTCAGAAACAGCACTTTCAATTAATAATGGTGACTTCTTCCATGCGATTGATCGTGCATCGTTACTTGCTCGTGAAGGCGGGAATAATGTTATTAAACTATCAGCAAATGATAATAGTGTTGAATTATCGTCAACATCTCCTGAAATCGGTACAGTAAAAGAAGATGTTAAAACATCGCAATTCGAAGGTTCAGGTATTAAGATTTCATTCAATTCTAAATATATGATGGATGCACTGCGTGCAATTGATGTAGATGATGTTCGTGTAGAGTTCTTCGGTACGATGCGTCCATTCATATTAAAACCTGAAGAGGACGAAAATTTAGTGCAATTAATTTTACCAATCAGAACATATTAATATAACGGTCACGACAATAGTAGTTTATTGTCGTGACTTTTTTTGACTAATAAATTTATTATTTTGACTAATATACTTGTCAAGATGATTGTGATATATTACAATTTTAAATGAGTTACCACTATTTTCTAAAAGTACAAACTTATATTCAAACACGGAGGATACATAATGCTCATATTAGAGAACGTAAGCAAATCATTTAATACGTTTAAAGCTGTTGATAACGTAAATATTCAAGTGCCACAAGGAGAGATGCTTGGATTTTTAGGTGGCAACGGTGCAGGTAAAACAACAACATTCCGCATGATTCTTGGTTTGTTAGAAAAGTCATCAGGTACAATTACGTTCGATGGAAAACCGATTGATTATTCAATGACAGATAATATCGGTTATTTACCAGAAGAACGTGGTCTAAATCCGAAATTGAAAGTTTCAGAACAAATTCAGTATTTAGCGCGTATCAAAGGGATGAAAAAGTCAGAGATTGATAAAGCGTTAGATTACTGGTTAGAGCGTTTTAAAGTTCCGGAAAATAAAAACAAAAAAATCGAAGAGTTATCAAAAGGTAATCAGCAAAAAATTCAGTTAATCGGGGCTATTATACATAATCCAAAACTTCTTATACTGGATGAACCATTTAGTGGGCTTGATCCGGTAAATGTAGAGCTACTCAAGTCAGCTGTAAAAGAAATGAATGAAAATGGTGCGACGATTGTATTTAGTTCACATCGCATGGAGCATGTTGAAGAGATGTGTGATTACGTCTGTATTTTAAATAAAGGAAAAACTGTCGTCTCGGGAAATATTAGGCAAGTAAAACAAGATTTCGGTAAAAAAGAAATTATTATCGAAGGTGAGCATGATTTTAGTGATCTTGCGAATATCGAAGGTGTATTGAAATTCAAACAGAACAAAAACGATGTAAGATTAACAATTGCAGATCAATCTATCGCGCCGATTATATTCGAAGCAGTTAAAGAAAAAGGATTTGTTTCAAGGTTTCAGGTGGATGAACCATCATTAAACGACATATTTATCGAGAAAGTTGGTGGCGCAATTGAATAAATTTATCCCGACATTCTGGTTAACATACTGGAAAAAAGTATCGAGTAAATCATTTATTTTTTCAACGCTATTTATGATTGTCATTTTCATTGCAGTGAGTAATGCTGATAAAATTTACGATTTCTTTGATAAAAGTGAAGATGATATTACTGTTATCTCTAGTTCTGATAAAGCACTTGCAACAGCATTTAAAGATAGTTATCAGAAACTCGACAAAAATAAAAAATTAAAGATTGTAGACTTT from Macrococcus armenti carries:
- the dnaN gene encoding DNA polymerase III subunit beta is translated as MKFTIQRDYFITQLNDTLKAISPRTTLPVLTGIKLDAHDNRLVLTGSDSEVSIEITIPSELNHEEILTVEDKGAIVLPGRFFVDIIKKLPADTVTIETNDNFQAKITSGQSEFNVSGIDSDQYPLLPQVSEDEAITLPVKVLKNIIKQTNFAVSTSETRPVLTGVNWMIREGILNCTATDSHRLALRKLKLEDTNIDEINVIIPGKALSELNKIIGDSEDTIDIFFASNQVLFKFGHINFISRLLEGNYPDTSRLFPESSETALSINNGDFFHAIDRASLLAREGGNNVIKLSANDNSVELSSTSPEIGTVKEDVKTSQFEGSGIKISFNSKYMMDALRAIDVDDVRVEFFGTMRPFILKPEEDENLVQLILPIRTY
- a CDS encoding ABC transporter ATP-binding protein → MLILENVSKSFNTFKAVDNVNIQVPQGEMLGFLGGNGAGKTTTFRMILGLLEKSSGTITFDGKPIDYSMTDNIGYLPEERGLNPKLKVSEQIQYLARIKGMKKSEIDKALDYWLERFKVPENKNKKIEELSKGNQQKIQLIGAIIHNPKLLILDEPFSGLDPVNVELLKSAVKEMNENGATIVFSSHRMEHVEEMCDYVCILNKGKTVVSGNIRQVKQDFGKKEIIIEGEHDFSDLANIEGVLKFKQNKNDVRLTIADQSIAPIIFEAVKEKGFVSRFQVDEPSLNDIFIEKVGGAIE